The Megalops cyprinoides isolate fMegCyp1 chromosome 10, fMegCyp1.pri, whole genome shotgun sequence genome window below encodes:
- the mrpl32 gene encoding 39S ribosomal protein L32, mitochondrial, with protein sequence MSSLSGFLCFLRRSLLRLESTVLQITGFDRHLGPALAVQGPGLLPVPQSEKGHIEEPSFLDSIFWMAAPKKRRTIEVNRCRRRNVNKLIPVKTNIVPCPECGHLRQKHVLCGFCYEKVRRETALIRGQIRAMEGGPLKTPAVETVVLYANEMPKDADKGKRIVETGRKRPSWFTLY encoded by the exons ATGTCGAGTCTGTcaggttttctgtgttttcttagGCGTTCTTTGCTACGCTTGGAATCTACAGTTTTGCAGATTACAGGATTTGACAGACATTTGG GGCCGGCTCTGGCGGTCCAGGGCCCCGGTCTCCTTCCTGTCCCCCAGAGTGAAAAGGGACACATCGAAGAACCCAGTTTCCTGGACAGCATCTTCTGGATGGCAGCCCCCAAGAAAAGACGCACGATAGAAGTCAACCGCTGTCGAAGGCGAAACGTGAACAAACTCATTCCAGTCAAG ACGAACATCGTTCCCTGCCCAGAGTGCGGACACCTGAGGCAGAAACATGTTCTGTGCGGGTTCTGCTATGAGAAGGTCCGGCGGGAGACGGCGCTGATCCGGGGTCAGATACGGGCCATGGAGGGGGGGCCTCTGAAAACACCCGCCGTGGAGACAGTCGTCCTGTACGCAAATGAGATGCCCAAAGACGCTGACAAGGGAAAGAGGATCGTGGAGACGGGCAGGAAACGTCCCTCCTGGTTCACGCTGTACTGA
- the LOC118784027 gene encoding proteasome subunit alpha type-2-like, which translates to MAERGYSFSLTTFSPSGKLVQIEYALAAVAAGAPSVGIKAANGVVLATEKKQKSILYDEQSVHKVEPITKHIGMVYSGMGPDYRVLVRRARKLAQQYFLVYQEPIPTAQLVQRVASVMQEYTQSGGVRPFGVSLLIAGWDEDRPYLFQSDPSGAYFAWKATAMGKNYVNGKTFLEKRYNEDLELEDAIHTAILTLKESFEGQMTEDNIEVGICNEAGFRRLSPAEVKDYLAAIA; encoded by the exons ATGGCAGAAAGAGGGTACAGCTTCTCACTGACAACATTCAG CCCGTCTGGCAAGCTGGTCCAGATTGAATACGCCCTTGCAGCTGTAGCCGCAGGTGCCCCATCTGTTGGAATAAAAG CTGCAAATGGAGTTGTGCTAGCAACAGAGAAGAAGCAGAAGTCCATACTTTATGATGAGCAGAGTGTGCACAAGGTGGAGCCCATAACCAAACACATAGGGATGGTCTACAGTGGAATGGGCCCCGACTACAG GGTGCTGGTTCGGAGGGCCCGGAAGCTGGCTCAGCAGTATTTCCTGGTGTACCAGGAGCCCATTCCTACAGCGCAGCTGGTGCAGAGGGTGGCCTCAGTCATGCAGGAGTACACACAGTCAGG AGGTGTGCGTCCTTTTGGAGTGTCGTTGCTTATcgccggctgggatgaagacCGTCCCTACCTCTTCCAGTCAGACCCCTCA GGTGCGTATTTTGCCTGGAAAGCAACAGCAATGGGAAAGAACTACGTGAATGGAAAGACATTCCTTGAGAAAAG ATACAATGAAGACCTGGAACTTGAGGATGCGATTCACACAGCGATCTTGACACTGAAG GAAAGCTTCGAGGGACAGATGACAGAGGACAACATCGAGGTGGGCATCTGCAACGAGGCCGGCTTCAGGAGGCTCTCTCCCGCGGAGGTCAAGGATTACCTGGCTGCCATTGCCTAG